TGCATCCATGAACGCCATCGCCACCGCGGTGGCCAAGGATCTGGACTCGCTCGATGGAGTGGAACGCGTAGACCGCTTGGTTGCATACGACCGCGCCCGCCCAACGCTGCAGTACACGGTGGTTGCTAACCCAGATACCCCGCTGGAGAGACTGACTGATGCTGTGGAGACCAATGAACGCGACTTCCGGGAGGCTTTCCCCGACGCTGACCTGGATACCAGTTATAAGCTGCACTTCACCAAGGTCAAACCTATGAAGGATTTAGCTGAATAAGGGGTTTGGGGTCTCTGCAATAAGGACCTCAACCACCCTGCCCAATCGCGCATAATCGCCGCCCTCGAGGAGTACTTCCAGCTCCTCGCCGGGGCGGCATTTTTCTATCCTTTTCCACGCATAATCGCGGGCCACCACCCGCCGATTCTCCTTATGAAAGAGATGCAATCCGTGGTCTAGAACTGCAATCGCGTCCTCCAAGCGGAGGACATAGACAAAGTCACCCAACTCGTAGCGGCTCAGGCCGCTAAGTTCCGGCAGCGGTTCATCCAGGCGCATGATGCTGGAGACGATCCCAAGCCGGTGTTCAAAGCCCTCAGTATCCGTAACCACAAAGGGCCGCCCGGGCCCCGTTGGCCTAATGGCGCTGTATTCCCACACCACCGGCTGAGCATTCGGGCGGCGCACAATGATGCGGGAGGTATCGGCGGTGRTGCGGGRGGKGGGGGSATCGCTAAGCACGAGCCACACACCAGTGCCCACGCGGCCGCCCTCAAGGGGCAGTAGGGGCGGGKGGRCCTCGGCCTGCCGTTCAAGTTCGGTCACCAAGTCCGCGTCGCTCACGCCCCAGCCGATGCCCCGGTTGGCCAATAAGGCAAAGAGCGTCGGCAGGCTCAGATCGGGCTGGCCCTCCCATGCGTTGCGCAGCGCCGCCAAGGTCGGGTCAATGCGAGTGGGATCTTCCATAAGGGTCTAGCCTACCGAGCCATTCCGCCCTATTACAGCCACGGGCAGCAGCCCGCCTTGGCTGATTGGTTACCCCCGTTTTCCCTTATTTTCAGGTAAGCGTTCCTTATAACTGTTGAACAATTCAGGTTTTTAAATCTGCAGCTGAATCCCATTTTTCTTTTTAAGACCCTAAGCGTCTACACTGAAAAAATACCTGTCGTTTGATTGGCGATGTACATCACGGGACTACATGAATTGTGCGCTCGCTTATATCTTATTAGAGTGGTCACATACAACGACTCCATCGTTGGCTTCATATTTGTTCGCACTGTTTCCTGCTTAACCGCGCACGGAGAATTTCCCAATGACAAAGTAGTTGATCAAAAAGATCTTGGGCTGGTTACTCATGATCTTTTTAGCCACTAACTTGGCTTATTTCTTGGCGGCCTCGTTTTTGGACCCGCGTTCAAACTACACCGAGCGCCGTCCACCACTTTCAGATGAGGAAATCAATAACCTCCTCGAGCCTTATAACCTCAGCCCAGAAACCCCGCTCTTAGAGCGTTGGTGGACCCGGCTGACCAATATCCTCACGAGGTGGGACTGGGGACAATCTCCGGTCGGTGAGATGGTTAACGAAGAGATCAGCTACCGCATCTGGGTATCCGCACAGCTGCTGTTGCTGGCCMCCATCCTCTCCATCGTCATCGGTGTGGCCGTTGGTGTGTACACCMCCTCCCGCCAGTACAAGACCGGTGACCGCGTGTGGCAGGGAATTTCGATCATTGCGATGAACACCCACGTGGTTGTCGCCTCGATCGCCGTCGTCTGGGCCGCCCTGGAGATCAACGATTTGACCGGCAAGAAGATCTTCTACGTCGTCGGTTCCAAGTCCCTGGGGGTCGAGGGATTCTTCCCCAAGCTCCTGGACTCCGCGCAGCACCTCGTCTTGCCCACGATTTCCCTGGTGATCATCAGCTACGCCAGCTACCACATGACCCAGCGCACGCTGTTGCTCGATAACCTCGATGTGGATTATGTCCGCACCGCACGCGCAAAGGGGCTTACCCGCCAGCAGGCCATCCGCAAGCACGCGCTGCGCACCTCCATTATTCCGGTGGCAACGTCCGTCGCCTTCTCCGTGCCCGGCATTTTCACCGGTGCCGTGATGACGGAGCGTATCTTCGGCTGGAACGGTATGGGCCAGTACTTCATCCAGACCATCAGTAAGAACGACATCAATGGCGCGGTAGCCGTCGCGGCATTCGGTGCCGCGATGACGGCCGTGTCCGCCGTCCTGGCAGACCTCGTTGTTGTCGCCTTGGATCCACGAGTAAGGGTGAGCTAAATGACAAATCCCAAAGAACCAAAGATGTCCAAGAAACAGCCCCGTGGCGAGGTTTCTACGCGCACCGAGGTCGTCTCCGAGGATCCTTTAAGCAATGAGGAGGCCGAGCGCATGGCCACGCTGCCGGAGGTTCCCCGCGGTACTTCCCGGTACAAGCTGTACGTCCGCCGCTTCTTCCGCAACAAGCTGGCTACCGTCGGCGTTTTCATCTTGGGTTTTCTCATCTTCGCCGCCCTTTTTGGCAATTTCTTTGCCCAGTGGGACTACACGGAACCGGACTTCCTCGCCCTGTCTGAGCCACCGAGCTCCGAGCACTGGTTCGGTACCAACGATTCCGGTAATGACCTTTATGCCCAAACCATCCACGGTCTAGGCAGGTCCCTGACCATTGCCATCGTGGTGTCCTTTGCCACGTTGGTCATCTCCGCATTCATCGGCTGTGCCGCAGCCCTGTGGGGCGGAATCGCGGAAAAGGCCGTCCTCGCCGTTATCCACTTCCTGCTGTCCATCCCGACCTTCCTGCTCATCGCCCTCGTGGTGGCAGACTCCGGCGGTGACTGGAAGCTTTTGATGGTCGTCCTTATCGCCTTCGGCTGGATGTACCAGGCCCGTGTGATTTGGTCCTTGGCCCTTACCGTCCGCGAGCAGGACTATGTCCGCGCCGCAAGCTACATGGGCGTATCCAAGATGCGCACCATCATCCGCCACGTCATTCCCAATATTGGTTCGCTGCTTATCATCCAGTTCGTCTTCGGCGTTGTGGGCACCGTGGGCTCTGAGACCGCACTGTCCTTCTTGGGCTTGGGTGTAAAGCTYCCCGATGTCYCCCTCGGTMCCTTGCTGCRGGGCGSCMCCSCCTCCCTGCAMYCCSCCCCATGGCAKTTCTMCTYCCCCGCCGCTACCTTGACGCTGCTGACCGTCTCCATGGCATTTATTGGCGATGGTCTGCGCGACGCACTCGATCCCAACTCCAATTCCGGAGGTAAACTATGACTTCGCCTATCTTGTCCGTCAATGACTTACGCGTCAGCTTCCCCTCTGAAGCTGGAACCGTCTCTGCAGTGCGCGGTGTCAGCTTTGACCTGCACCCCGGCCGCACCCTGGGCATCGTCGGCGAATCCGGCTCCGGTAAGTCCGTAACCTCCATGTCCATCATGGGCCTGCTGCCGGAATACGCCAAGGTAGAAGGCTCCGTGAAATTCGATGGCCGCGAGCTCCTTGGGCTTTCTGATAAGGAAATGTCCGGTATCCGAGGCGATGGCATCGGCATGATCTTCCAGGATCCGCTCTCCGCGCTGACTCCAGTCTTCGATATTGGTTCGCAGCTGGTGGAGGCAATCCAGGCACACCAGGACATCGGCAAGAAAGAAGCCCTGAAGCAAGCCACCGAGCTCTTAGATCTGGTGGGCATCCCCGAGCCCCACCTGCGCCTGAAGTCCTTCCCGCACGAGTTTTCCGGCGGTATGCGCCAGCGCGTGGTCATCGCCATTGCGATTGCGAATAACCCGCGCGTACTCATTGCCGATGAGCCGACGACGGCCCTCGACGTCACCAYCCAGGCCCAGATCCTGGACGTCAYCCGGCTGGCCCAGCGCRAAMCCGGCGCCGCCACCATCATGAYCMCCCACGATAKGGGTGKGGKGGMARAAACCGCCGATGACGTCATGGTCATGTACGCCGGCCAGCCGGTAGAACACGGCGATGTCGATACCATCTTCTCCAACCCGCGCATGCCCTATACCGTGGGCCTGCTTGGTTCCACCCCGCGCCCCGATGCCTCGGCCTCGGAGCCCCTCACCCCCATCGAGGGCAACCCGCCGGTCTTGGTGGATCTAAAGGATCGTTGCCAATTCGCCCCGCGCTGCCCCGTCGCGCAAGAGGCTTGCCTTTCCGGCGAGCCGGAGCTGATTCCGCTCAAGGACGAATCCACCTCCCACCGCAGCGCCTGCCTGCGCGCTCCGGAGATCCACGACCGCAAGATCGACGGTGAGCTGATGTTCAAGCCACCGCTGCTTTCCGATGACGTCTTGGCCGACGTTCCCCGCGAGGATCGCAAGACCACCCTCGCCGTAAATGACCTGCGCAAGCAGTTCCCGCTTACCAAGGGCGCGTTGATTAAGCGCAAGGTGGGCACCGTCAAGGCCGTGGACGGCATCACCTTCGATATCCGCGAAGGCGAGTGCCTGGCCATCGTCGGCGAGTCCGGCTGCGGTAAGACCACCACCCTGCTGGAGATCATGGACTTGGACCCAGAAAACGGTGCCGTGGTCCTCAATGGCAAGGACGCCAATGGCATGAGCGGCTCCGAGCGCCGCGAGGCCCGCAAAGACATCCAGATCGTCTTCCAAGACCCGATGAGCTCACTCAACCCCCGCCTGACCGTGCGCGAGGTCATCGCGGAACCGCTCAACTCGCTTGGCTACGACGGCGATGTCGATGCCCGCGTGAACGAACTCATGGGCCTAGTCGGCCTCGACTCTTCGCAGCTGGACCGCTTCCCTAGCCACTTCTCCGGCGGCCAACGCCAGCGCATCGGTCTGGCCCGCGCCCTGGCCACGCGCCCTTCGGTGCTCGTGCTCGATGAGCCCGTCTCCGCTTTGGACGTATCCATCCAGGCGGGCGTCATTAACCTGCTCGAGGACCTGAAGCGAAAGCTGGGCCTGTCCTATCTCTTCGTTGCCCACGACCTTTCCGTAGTGCGCCACCTTTCGGACCGCGTTGCGGTCATGTACAAGGGCAAGTTTGTTGAGTCCGGTTCAACGGATGAGATTTTCGATAACCCCCAAGACGACTACACCAAGAAGCTTCTGGATGCCATCCCGAATCCAGATCCCAAGGTTGCCCGCGCACGCAGGGAAAAATCCCGGGCCTAGCTCCCAGACCCCCGCACTCTTTCCATAAAGTGATTGCGGACACAAATATAAATATTGTAAAGTATTTCACATAGTTGCAGCAGATGGTCACCTAATCGGCCGTCTATGCCAACTTCGTCTTCATCTCACGCAAGGAGTAATCCCCATGAAAAAGTTCGGTCGCTTCCGCATAGCAACGGTTGCCACTCTCTCCGCCACGGCACTCGCACTCACCGCCTGCTCGGGCTCTGACGGTGGCAACGGCGACGGTTCCTCCAATAAGGCAGTTGGCGGTCTCGAGATCGACGTCAAGCCCACCGGTGACTACAACGAAAAAGAACGCGATGAGATTAAGGATGGCGGTGAGCTCACCCTCGCCCTCGGCGAGCTAACTGAGCAGCAAAACAACTTCCACGCCAACATGACCGTGGATACCGGCACCGTGTGGAGCTGGTACAACCCGCAGATGGCGCTTTATGACGGTGAGGGTCACTACACCCCAAACCCCGCGTACCTGGATTCGGTAGACGAGTCCACTGAGGGCGATAAGACCGTCGTAACCTACGACATCAATGATGACGCAACCTTCAACGATGGCACCCCCATTGACTGGACCGCTTTCGAGAACACCTGGCGCTTCAACAACGGCAAGGACATGGACGTCCAGGTCAACTCCACCGACGGTTACGAGCTCATCGAATCCGTGGAGAAGGGCGAGAATGACAAGGAAGCCGTGGTCACCTTCGAGGGTCCATACCCATGGTGGCAGGGACTTTTCAACGACATCCTGCACCCAGCAATCGATACCGCCGAGAAGTTTGACCAAGAGTACTTGGGCAAGCTCAACCCACAGTACGGCGCGGGCCCATTCAAGGTTGACAACG
This is a stretch of genomic DNA from Corynebacterium accolens. It encodes these proteins:
- a CDS encoding ABC transporter permease; translation: MIFLATNLAYFLAASFLDPRSNYTERRPPLSDEEINNLLEPYNLSPETPLLERWWTRLTNILTRWDWGQSPVGEMVNEEISYRIWVSAQLLLLAXILSIVIGVAVGVYTXSRQYKTGDRVWQGISIIAMNTHVVVASIAVVWAALEINDLTGKKIFYVVGSKSLGVEGFFPKLLDSAQHLVLPTISLVIISYASYHMTQRTLLLDNLDVDYVRTARAKGLTRQQAIRKHALRTSIIPVATSVAFSVPGIFTGAVMTERIFGWNGMGQYFIQTISKNDINGAVAVAAFGAAMTAVSAVLADLVVVALDPRVRVS
- a CDS encoding ABC transporter permease, coding for MTNPKEPKMSKKQPRGEVSTRTEVVSEDPLSNEEAERMATLPEVPRGTSRYKLYVRRFFRNKLATVGVFILGFLIFAALFGNFFAQWDYTEPDFLALSEPPSSEHWFGTNDSGNDLYAQTIHGLGRSLTIAIVVSFATLVISAFIGCAAALWGGIAEKAVLAVIHFLLSIPTFLLIALVVADSGGDWKLLMVVLIAFGWMYQARVIWSLALTVREQDYVRAASYMGVSKMRTIIRHVIPNIGSLLIIQFVFGVVGTVGSETALSFLGLGVKLPDVXLGXLLXGXXXSLXXXPWXFXXPAATLTLLTVSMAFIGDGLRDALDPNSNSGGKL